The proteins below come from a single Pandoraea apista genomic window:
- the rsxB gene encoding electron transport complex subunit RsxB: protein MSEVSALAQRIDALLPQTQCTKCGYAGCRPYADAIASGQASYNQCPPGGAEGVERLAKLLGRPVIPLNPENGAARPRPRAVIDESLCIGCTLCLQACPVDAIVGAAKLMHTVIEDRCTGCDLCVPPCPVDCIDMVPVTGERTGWDAWSQTQADEARAHFEAHQARLAKDKAQREARLAARAARVAPRAPDAPSATGAAPDTPRIADVPAAGSPVSSSSTTAPASLPMVDEAAAAAARKQAIIQAALERARQKKATLAAEGRGPKNTENVSAAVQAQIDEAEARRKRLGLAEHQDAAAPEADTPSGDA from the coding sequence GTGTCCGAAGTCAGCGCGCTCGCGCAGCGCATCGATGCCCTATTGCCCCAGACGCAGTGCACCAAGTGCGGTTACGCCGGTTGCCGTCCGTATGCCGACGCCATCGCCAGCGGGCAAGCCAGCTATAACCAGTGCCCGCCGGGCGGTGCCGAGGGCGTCGAGCGTCTCGCCAAACTACTCGGCCGCCCCGTGATTCCGCTCAATCCGGAGAACGGCGCAGCACGCCCGCGTCCACGCGCCGTCATCGACGAATCGCTGTGTATCGGCTGCACGCTCTGCCTGCAAGCCTGCCCGGTCGACGCCATCGTCGGTGCCGCCAAGTTGATGCACACGGTCATAGAAGACCGCTGCACCGGCTGTGACCTGTGCGTGCCGCCCTGCCCGGTCGACTGCATCGACATGGTGCCGGTCACTGGCGAGCGCACCGGCTGGGACGCCTGGTCACAGACGCAGGCCGACGAAGCCCGCGCCCATTTCGAGGCGCACCAGGCGCGGCTCGCGAAGGACAAGGCGCAACGCGAAGCACGACTGGCGGCACGCGCGGCGCGCGTCGCACCTCGTGCACCCGATGCGCCCTCGGCAACCGGCGCAGCCCCCGACACCCCCCGGATCGCAGACGTGCCGGCCGCAGGATCGCCGGTTTCATCCAGCAGCACAACGGCGCCGGCTTCGTTACCGATGGTCGACGAGGCTGCCGCCGCCGCAGCTCGAAAGCAGGCCATCATTCAGGCCGCATTGGAACGCGCCCGGCAGAAGAAGGCCACGCTGGCCGCCGAGGGGCGCGGGCCGAAGAATACGGAAAATGTCTCTGCCGCCGTACAGGCACAGATCGACGAGGCCGAAGCACGCCGCAAGCGTCTGGGTCTCGCCGAGCATCAGGATGCCGCTGCCCCGGAGGCGGATACCCCTTCCGGGGATGCCTAG
- a CDS encoding TetR/AcrR family transcriptional regulator, protein MTTPETKIKRDPERTRQRILAAAIEEFAERGSSGARVDSIARRADINERMLYYYFGNKDQLYLAVLEEVYGEFNRAEHALKLDVLAPLDAVAELAHFVWDYYAEHPELIQLINNENLHEAKSMRQSTEIRQQVSPIVELLAQTLKRGEASGEIRVGVDPVDLYVTISAMGYYVMSNRHTLSIVMGRDVMAADSRKTYSAFNTQMLLDSLRTR, encoded by the coding sequence ATGACAACACCAGAAACCAAGATCAAACGGGACCCCGAACGCACCCGGCAGCGCATTCTCGCCGCTGCGATCGAGGAGTTTGCCGAACGTGGTTCGAGCGGTGCGCGCGTGGATAGCATTGCACGCCGAGCAGATATCAATGAACGCATGCTGTATTACTACTTCGGCAATAAGGACCAGCTCTATCTGGCCGTGCTCGAAGAGGTCTATGGCGAATTCAATCGCGCGGAACACGCGCTGAAGCTGGACGTTCTCGCTCCGCTCGATGCGGTGGCCGAACTGGCCCATTTCGTTTGGGATTATTACGCCGAGCATCCGGAACTGATTCAGCTCATCAACAACGAAAATCTGCACGAAGCGAAGTCGATGCGTCAGTCGACGGAGATTCGCCAGCAGGTCTCGCCGATTGTCGAGTTGCTTGCGCAGACGCTCAAGCGCGGCGAAGCCAGCGGCGAAATCCGTGTGGGCGTCGATCCGGTGGATCTGTACGTGACGATCTCGGCAATGGGTTATTACGTGATGTCCAACCGTCACACGCTATCCATTGTGATGGGGCGCGACGTGATGGCCGCCGATTCGCGCAAGACGTATTCGGCTTTCAATACGCAAATGCTGCTGGATTCGCTGCGTACGCGCTAA
- a CDS encoding DUF2322 family protein produces MIEPTPVFKDNLAQMAAIGSIEGIARIELRDGKGAVVATIENAPGKQGSLAVYHYLKQAFGTLDAKAAEHGLAVFGEHTADARNRPGAHPNVDRLLAIVAGGEALSIDEVAAAA; encoded by the coding sequence GTGATCGAACCGACCCCGGTCTTCAAGGACAACCTGGCACAGATGGCCGCTATCGGCAGCATCGAGGGCATCGCTCGCATCGAACTGCGCGACGGCAAGGGCGCGGTCGTGGCGACCATCGAGAACGCCCCGGGCAAACAAGGCTCGCTCGCCGTGTACCACTACCTGAAGCAGGCCTTCGGCACGCTCGACGCCAAGGCCGCCGAGCACGGTCTGGCCGTCTTCGGCGAGCACACTGCCGACGCACGCAACCGTCCGGGCGCACACCCGAACGTGGATCGTCTGCTGGCGATCGTGGCGGGTGGAGAAGCACTGAGCATCGACGAAGTCGCTGCCGCCGCCTGA
- a CDS encoding c-type cytochrome: MKKFLTMMALALGSTSLMSLSALHAAELKPNLDAAKDKVAMCIGCHGIPDYRTAFPEVYHVPRIGGQNAKYIENALKEYAKGDRKFQTMHGIAATLTDQDIVDIAAYYAAQTASTPVNPQK, encoded by the coding sequence ATGAAAAAGTTCCTCACGATGATGGCGCTGGCGCTCGGCAGCACGTCGCTTATGTCGCTCAGTGCGCTTCATGCGGCCGAACTCAAGCCCAATCTGGACGCGGCAAAGGACAAGGTGGCCATGTGTATCGGCTGCCACGGCATTCCCGACTATCGCACCGCATTTCCCGAGGTGTATCACGTGCCCCGGATCGGCGGACAGAATGCGAAGTACATCGAAAACGCCCTGAAGGAGTACGCCAAGGGCGATCGAAAATTCCAGACGATGCATGGCATCGCAGCCACGTTGACCGATCAGGACATCGTCGACATTGCCGCGTATTACGCGGCGCAAACGGCGTCGACGCCGGTCAATCCCCAGAAGTAA
- a CDS encoding DUF1841 family protein: protein MFNPSRDEVRQFFCTTWQKQRSGSILTPLETIAADWIHEHPEYHDALSDTEEASARDYSPEAGQTNPFLHLSMHLAISEQVSIDQPPGIRAAYEKLTQRLDSPHDAQHRIMECLGQTLWEAQRTGQPPDSDAYLQRIEQQASR, encoded by the coding sequence ATGTTCAACCCGAGCCGCGACGAAGTCCGGCAATTCTTCTGCACCACCTGGCAAAAGCAGCGCAGCGGCAGCATTCTGACGCCGCTTGAGACGATTGCCGCCGACTGGATCCATGAACATCCCGAGTATCACGACGCGCTGTCCGACACCGAAGAAGCCAGCGCCCGCGATTATTCGCCCGAGGCCGGACAGACCAACCCGTTCCTGCATCTGTCGATGCATCTGGCGATCAGCGAGCAAGTCTCAATCGATCAGCCGCCGGGCATTCGCGCCGCATACGAGAAGCTGACCCAGCGTCTGGATTCGCCGCACGACGCACAGCACCGCATCATGGAATGTCTGGGACAAACCCTCTGGGAAGCGCAGCGTACCGGTCAGCCCCCGGACTCGGACGCCTACCTGCAACGCATCGAGCAGCAGGCCTCGCGCTGA
- a CDS encoding AAA family ATPase, whose protein sequence is MRFEGSSQYVATDDLKLAVNAAATLQRPLLIKGEPGTGKTMLAEEVAAALDMPLLQWHVKSTTKAQQGLYEYDAVSRLRDSQLGDERVRDIANYIVKGVLWQAFEADHPVVLLIDEIDKADIEFPNDLLRELDRMEFYVYETRQLVKARHRPIVIITSNNEKELPDAFLRRCFFHYIKFPDPATMQSIIDVHFPNIRRELVKAAMATFFEVREIPGLKKKPSTSELIDWLKLLMAEEIGPEALRSADNKLAIPPLAGALLKNEQDMHLFERIVFMNRANR, encoded by the coding sequence ATGCGCTTCGAAGGCTCTTCCCAGTACGTCGCCACCGACGACCTCAAGCTCGCCGTGAACGCGGCGGCCACGCTGCAACGCCCCCTGCTCATCAAAGGCGAACCCGGCACCGGCAAGACCATGCTCGCGGAGGAAGTCGCCGCCGCGCTCGACATGCCGCTGCTGCAATGGCATGTGAAGTCCACGACCAAGGCCCAGCAAGGCCTGTACGAGTACGACGCCGTCTCGCGTCTGCGCGATTCGCAACTGGGCGACGAGCGAGTGCGCGACATCGCCAACTACATCGTCAAGGGCGTGCTCTGGCAGGCCTTCGAGGCCGATCATCCCGTCGTGTTGCTCATCGACGAGATCGACAAGGCCGACATCGAATTCCCCAACGACCTGCTGCGCGAACTCGATCGCATGGAGTTTTACGTGTACGAGACGCGCCAGCTCGTGAAGGCGCGCCACCGTCCGATCGTCATCATCACGTCGAACAACGAAAAGGAACTGCCCGACGCCTTCCTGCGCCGCTGCTTCTTTCACTACATCAAGTTTCCCGATCCGGCGACGATGCAGTCGATCATCGACGTGCATTTCCCGAACATTCGCCGCGAACTGGTCAAGGCGGCGATGGCGACTTTCTTCGAAGTGCGCGAGATTCCGGGGCTCAAGAAGAAGCCCTCGACTTCGGAATTGATCGACTGGCTCAAGCTGCTGATGGCCGAGGAAATCGGCCCCGAAGCGCTGCGCAGCGCCGACAACAAGCTGGCGATTCCGCCGCTGGCCGGCGCACTGCTCAAGAACGAACAGGACATGCATCTGTTCGAGCGCATCGTCTTCATGAATCGCGCCAACCGATAA
- a CDS encoding malonic semialdehyde reductase: MSVIAKEAIAQLFTDARTHNVWLDKPVSDDTLRELYDLVKWGPTSANTTPARIVFVKSAEAKAKLLECMAPGNVEKTRTAPVTAIIAFDLKFYEHLPKLFPNGAEKMVPMFSGDAAKAAGAAHMNSSLQGGYFILAARALGLDCGPMAGFDAQKVNDTFFGGTDWRVNFICNLGYGDHDKLFPRNPRLSFDEAARII; this comes from the coding sequence ATGAGCGTCATTGCCAAAGAAGCCATCGCCCAATTGTTCACCGATGCCCGCACACACAATGTGTGGCTCGACAAGCCTGTCAGCGACGATACGTTGCGCGAACTTTACGACCTCGTGAAGTGGGGGCCGACGTCGGCCAACACCACGCCTGCACGCATCGTCTTCGTGAAGAGCGCCGAAGCGAAGGCCAAGCTGCTTGAATGCATGGCGCCGGGCAACGTGGAGAAGACGCGCACGGCGCCCGTAACGGCGATCATTGCGTTCGACCTGAAGTTCTACGAACACCTTCCGAAGCTGTTCCCGAACGGCGCGGAGAAGATGGTGCCGATGTTCTCGGGCGATGCGGCGAAGGCTGCCGGTGCAGCCCACATGAACAGCTCGCTGCAAGGCGGCTACTTCATTCTCGCCGCTCGCGCATTGGGCCTCGACTGCGGCCCGATGGCCGGTTTCGACGCCCAGAAGGTCAACGATACGTTCTTCGGTGGCACCGACTGGCGCGTCAACTTCATTTGTAATCTGGGTTACGGCGACCACGACAAGCTGTTCCCGCGCAATCCGCGGCTGTCGTTCGACGAAGCGGCCCGCATTATCTAA
- a CDS encoding polyhydroxyalkanoate depolymerase — MLYQIHEYNRAWLNPLTTWAKAAATTFVNPGSLLAMMPGAPRIAAGYELLYRLGKDYEKPEFNIKAVEVDGHNIPVVEMTAMEKPFCRLLRFKRYADDASAVGQLKDDPVVLVVAPLSGHHATLLRDTVTTLLKDHKVYITDWVDARMVPMEDGEFHLDDYVAYIQDFIRHIGAENLHVISVCQPTVPVLGAISLMASNGEKTPKTMTMMGGPIDARKSPTSVNSLATNKSYEWFENHVIHPVPANYPGSGRLVYPGFLQHAGFVAMNPDRHLKSHWDFYLDLMRGDNDDADSHRRFYDEYNAVLDMAAEYYLDTIKTVFQDFSLARGTWDVAGQRVRPQDIKTTALFTIEGELDDISGSGQTQAAHDLCTGIPAKRRLHFTAPSCGHYGIFSGSRWRNVIYPQIRDFIAKHA; from the coding sequence ATGCTGTATCAGATTCATGAGTACAACCGCGCGTGGCTGAATCCCCTCACCACGTGGGCAAAGGCAGCGGCGACGACTTTCGTCAACCCGGGCAGCCTGCTTGCCATGATGCCGGGCGCGCCCCGCATTGCCGCCGGTTACGAATTGCTCTACCGGCTCGGCAAGGACTACGAAAAACCTGAGTTCAATATCAAGGCCGTTGAGGTCGACGGTCACAACATCCCCGTCGTGGAAATGACGGCGATGGAGAAACCGTTCTGCCGTTTGCTGCGATTCAAGCGCTACGCAGACGACGCGAGCGCCGTGGGGCAACTCAAGGACGATCCGGTCGTGCTGGTGGTCGCACCGCTCTCGGGGCACCACGCCACGCTGCTTCGCGACACGGTCACGACGCTGCTCAAGGATCACAAGGTCTACATCACCGACTGGGTCGATGCCCGCATGGTGCCGATGGAAGACGGCGAGTTTCATCTCGACGACTACGTCGCGTACATCCAGGACTTCATTCGCCACATCGGCGCGGAAAACCTGCACGTGATCTCGGTGTGTCAGCCAACGGTGCCGGTGCTCGGCGCAATCTCGCTCATGGCGTCGAATGGCGAAAAGACGCCCAAGACCATGACGATGATGGGCGGCCCGATCGATGCACGAAAGAGCCCCACGTCGGTCAACTCGCTCGCGACGAACAAGTCCTACGAGTGGTTCGAAAACCACGTAATCCATCCGGTGCCGGCCAACTATCCGGGCTCGGGTCGACTGGTCTATCCGGGCTTCCTTCAGCACGCAGGGTTCGTTGCCATGAATCCGGATCGCCATCTGAAGTCGCACTGGGACTTCTATCTCGATCTGATGCGCGGTGACAACGACGATGCCGACTCGCACCGCCGTTTCTACGACGAGTACAACGCTGTGCTCGATATGGCGGCCGAGTATTACCTCGACACGATCAAAACGGTGTTCCAGGATTTCAGCCTCGCGCGCGGCACCTGGGACGTGGCCGGCCAGCGTGTGCGTCCGCAGGACATCAAGACGACCGCGCTTTTCACCATCGAAGGCGAACTGGACGACATTTCGGGCAGTGGCCAGACGCAGGCTGCACACGATCTGTGTACCGGCATTCCTGCCAAGCGCCGGTTGCACTTCACCGCGCCGTCGTGCGGGCATTACGGGATCTTCTCCGGCAGCCGCTGGCGCAACGTGATCTATCCGCAGATCCGCGATTTCATCGCCAAGCACGCCTGA
- a CDS encoding c-type cytochrome, with product MKHSMVKAAAAASLALGATLAGWTGSAVAAGNIANGKALVDKGMCASCHGANLNAPITPEYPKLAGQYADYVYNALRAYQNETSLVYGRSNAIMKTQVMSNPATVGKDGKPRPFTSQELKDISAYIESLPGDLVTKK from the coding sequence ATGAAGCATTCGATGGTAAAGGCCGCGGCGGCGGCATCCCTGGCGCTTGGCGCCACGCTCGCCGGCTGGACCGGCTCGGCAGTTGCGGCCGGCAATATCGCCAACGGTAAAGCGCTTGTCGACAAAGGCATGTGCGCGAGTTGCCATGGCGCCAATCTGAACGCGCCGATTACTCCGGAGTATCCGAAGCTGGCGGGGCAATACGCGGACTATGTGTATAACGCGCTGCGGGCTTATCAGAACGAAACCAGTCTGGTCTATGGCCGCAGCAACGCCATCATGAAGACGCAGGTCATGTCCAATCCCGCAACGGTCGGTAAAGATGGCAAGCCGCGTCCGTTCACGTCTCAGGAACTCAAGGACATTTCGGCCTATATCGAATCGCTGCCCGGCGATCTCGTGACGAAGAAGTAA
- a CDS encoding benzoate/H(+) symporter BenE family transporter, with product MTSSTTPLPPLRPLADTSPSAIVAGFVAMMTGYTSSLILMFQAGQAAHLSAAQISSWIWALSIGMGVTTIGLSLRYRTPVVIAWSTPGAALLITSLPGVPYGEAIGAFIVCNALIALCGLTGGFETIMRRVPPALASALLAGILFRIGLEIFVAAQHQTALVLSMFFTYLVVKRFASRYAILLALVVGTAVAGGLGLLDFSHFNVSLAMPVWTTPSFSLSATISIAIPLFVVAMASQNVPGLAVLRADGYNVPASPLISTTGIASVLLAPFGSHGIHLAAITAAICTGREAHEDPSKRYTAAVWSGVFYLIAGTFGATIAALFAAFPKALVVSIAALALFGSIMNGLANAMHDTRQREAALITFMVTASGLTLLSIGSAFWGLIAGVLTLTILQWRRA from the coding sequence ATGACGTCCAGCACCACTCCCCTGCCACCGCTCCGGCCGTTGGCCGATACGTCGCCGTCAGCCATTGTCGCCGGCTTCGTGGCCATGATGACGGGCTACACCAGCTCGCTGATTCTGATGTTTCAGGCGGGACAAGCCGCGCACCTCTCTGCGGCACAAATCTCGTCATGGATCTGGGCGCTCTCGATCGGCATGGGCGTGACGACTATCGGTCTGTCCCTGCGCTATCGCACCCCGGTGGTCATTGCGTGGTCGACACCGGGCGCCGCGCTGCTGATTACTTCGCTCCCCGGCGTGCCCTATGGCGAGGCCATCGGCGCGTTCATCGTCTGCAACGCCCTCATCGCCCTGTGCGGGCTGACGGGGGGCTTCGAGACGATCATGCGTCGCGTGCCCCCGGCGTTGGCCTCGGCGCTGCTTGCCGGGATTCTGTTTCGCATCGGTTTGGAAATCTTCGTGGCGGCCCAGCACCAAACCGCGCTGGTACTCTCGATGTTCTTCACGTATCTGGTCGTCAAGCGCTTCGCGTCGCGTTACGCGATTCTGCTGGCCTTGGTCGTGGGTACGGCGGTTGCAGGCGGGCTCGGCCTGCTCGACTTCAGTCACTTCAATGTCTCGCTCGCGATGCCGGTTTGGACCACACCGTCCTTCTCGCTGTCAGCCACGATCAGCATCGCGATTCCGTTGTTCGTGGTGGCCATGGCGTCGCAAAACGTGCCCGGCCTTGCCGTGCTGCGCGCAGACGGATACAACGTGCCGGCATCGCCGCTCATCTCGACCACCGGCATCGCGTCGGTGCTGCTCGCACCGTTCGGCTCGCACGGTATTCATCTGGCAGCCATTACCGCCGCCATCTGCACGGGACGCGAAGCGCACGAAGACCCGTCCAAACGTTACACCGCCGCCGTGTGGTCGGGCGTGTTCTATCTGATTGCCGGCACGTTTGGGGCGACCATTGCCGCACTGTTCGCCGCTTTCCCGAAGGCGCTGGTGGTCTCGATTGCCGCCCTCGCGCTGTTCGGCTCGATCATGAACGGTCTGGCGAACGCCATGCACGACACCCGCCAACGCGAAGCCGCCCTCATTACGTTCATGGTGACGGCCTCGGGCCTGACGCTGCTCTCGATTGGCTCGGCGTTCTGGGGCCTGATCGCGGGCGTGCTGACGCTCACGATCCTGCAATGGCGGCGCGCCTGA
- the nth gene encoding endonuclease III, with amino-acid sequence MNDAKRRALFETLQQLNPHPTTELEYTSPFELLIAVLLSAQATDVSVNKATRKLYAVANTPAKMLALGEAGVSDYIKTIGLYRTKAKNVIATCQLLLDKHGGEVPRSREALEALPGVGRKTANVVLNTAFGEDTIAVDTHIFRVANRTGLAPGKDPLAVELALERVTPREFKHDAHHWLILHGRYVCKARKPECWHCAIEPLCDFRPKTPAPKA; translated from the coding sequence ATGAACGACGCCAAACGCCGTGCCCTGTTCGAGACGCTGCAACAACTCAATCCGCATCCGACAACGGAGCTTGAGTACACGTCGCCCTTCGAATTGCTGATCGCCGTGCTGCTCTCGGCGCAGGCAACCGATGTCTCGGTGAACAAGGCCACCCGCAAGCTCTACGCTGTGGCGAACACGCCGGCGAAGATGCTGGCGCTGGGCGAGGCCGGTGTCTCCGATTACATCAAGACGATCGGTCTGTACCGTACCAAGGCCAAGAACGTTATCGCCACGTGTCAGCTATTGCTCGACAAACACGGCGGTGAGGTGCCGCGCTCGCGCGAAGCGCTCGAGGCGCTGCCTGGCGTCGGCCGGAAGACCGCGAACGTGGTGCTCAATACCGCGTTTGGCGAAGACACGATCGCAGTCGACACGCACATTTTCCGTGTAGCGAACCGTACCGGCCTTGCGCCAGGCAAAGACCCGCTGGCGGTGGAACTGGCGCTAGAGCGTGTGACCCCGCGCGAATTCAAGCACGACGCGCATCACTGGCTCATTCTGCACGGTCGCTACGTGTGCAAGGCCCGCAAGCCCGAGTGCTGGCATTGCGCCATCGAGCCGTTGTGCGACTTCCGCCCAAAGACGCCCGCACCGAAGGCCTGA
- a CDS encoding DMT family transporter, whose amino-acid sequence MHAAPPPSAWAGVALIAVSASAFGAMAIFARAAAASGADIFAMLLFRFFMAAILLLVWCRLQRVRFPARRRALGIALMGGVGYVGQSLCFFGALQYAQASLVALLLYLYPVFVTILAAIFLHERLTPVKLGALLLCSLGTALTVGGGHGQPLGMALAVAAALIYSGYIVVGARLTKGVDARATATLVCLAATVSFGAMAAVRMSQGLPLQWPAGAGGWAALVAIAVCSTVIAILTFFAGLQRLGAGRASMLSTLEPVVTVLLAAMLLGETLSAAQLGGGVLILAGVVWLSARGVAATP is encoded by the coding sequence ATGCATGCCGCTCCGCCGCCTTCGGCCTGGGCCGGCGTGGCATTGATCGCTGTGTCCGCATCTGCGTTCGGCGCCATGGCTATCTTTGCGCGGGCGGCTGCGGCGTCCGGCGCGGACATCTTCGCGATGCTGCTGTTCCGCTTCTTCATGGCGGCCATCCTGTTGCTGGTCTGGTGCCGGTTGCAACGAGTGCGTTTCCCCGCGCGCCGCCGGGCGCTTGGCATTGCGCTGATGGGCGGTGTCGGCTACGTCGGCCAGTCGCTCTGCTTTTTTGGGGCGCTGCAATACGCGCAGGCGTCGCTGGTTGCGCTACTGCTGTATTTGTACCCCGTATTCGTGACGATTTTGGCGGCCATCTTTCTGCATGAACGGCTGACGCCGGTGAAGCTGGGCGCGCTTTTGCTTTGCTCGCTCGGCACGGCGCTCACGGTGGGCGGCGGTCACGGACAGCCGTTGGGCATGGCCCTGGCGGTGGCAGCAGCGCTGATCTATTCGGGCTACATCGTGGTCGGTGCGCGGCTGACGAAGGGGGTCGACGCCCGCGCTACCGCAACGCTCGTCTGTCTGGCGGCAACGGTCTCCTTCGGGGCGATGGCCGCTGTGCGCATGTCGCAAGGGTTGCCGCTGCAATGGCCAGCGGGGGCGGGCGGCTGGGCGGCGCTCGTTGCCATTGCGGTGTGTTCGACGGTCATCGCTATCCTGACGTTCTTCGCCGGTTTGCAGCGCCTTGGGGCCGGGCGCGCCTCGATGCTCTCGACACTGGAGCCGGTCGTCACGGTGCTGCTCGCGGCCATGCTGCTGGGCGAAACACTCTCGGCGGCGCAGCTTGGCGGCGGCGTGCTGATTCTCGCCGGGGTGGTCTGGCTATCGGCGCGCGGCGTGGCGGCAACCCCTTGA
- a CDS encoding vWA domain-containing protein — translation MLIDFFYTLRAAKLPVSVKEYLTLLEALQRQVIAPSLDEFYYLARLSLIKDEKHYDKFDQAFGTYFKGVQQAVDASGEVPLEWLKKRMQRELSPEDKARIQALGGIDKLMERLKQLFEEQKGRHEGGSKWIGTGGTSPFGNGGFHPEGIRIGGESNGNRTAVKVWDQRTYRDYDDTVELGTRNIKVALRRLRKFAREGAAEELDLDDTIRSTAANAGWLDLKLVPERHNNVKVLMLLDVGGSMDDHIARTEELFSAAKSEFKHLEFYYFHNCVYDYLWRQNRRRHNERFETWDVLRKYPSDYKLIFVGDATMSPYEVLQAGGSVEYNNKEAGAVWLRRFIDRFPHHAWLNPEPEAIWQYRQSISVIRQLFAGRMYPITLAGLESAMRVLNK, via the coding sequence ATGCTGATCGACTTCTTCTACACCTTGCGCGCGGCGAAGCTGCCGGTCTCGGTCAAGGAATACCTGACGCTGCTCGAAGCGCTACAGCGTCAGGTCATCGCGCCCTCGCTCGACGAGTTCTACTATCTGGCGCGCCTCTCGCTTATCAAGGACGAGAAGCACTACGACAAGTTCGATCAGGCGTTCGGGACATATTTCAAGGGCGTGCAGCAAGCGGTCGACGCCTCGGGCGAGGTACCGCTCGAGTGGCTCAAGAAGCGCATGCAACGCGAACTGTCCCCCGAGGACAAGGCGCGCATTCAGGCGCTGGGCGGCATCGACAAGCTCATGGAGCGGCTCAAGCAACTGTTCGAAGAGCAGAAAGGCCGTCACGAGGGCGGCAGCAAATGGATCGGTACGGGCGGCACCTCGCCGTTCGGCAACGGTGGCTTCCATCCCGAGGGCATCCGCATCGGCGGCGAGAGTAATGGCAATCGCACCGCAGTGAAGGTGTGGGATCAACGTACGTACCGCGACTACGACGACACCGTCGAACTCGGCACCCGCAACATCAAGGTCGCACTGCGGCGCTTGCGCAAGTTCGCGCGCGAAGGTGCCGCCGAGGAACTGGATCTCGACGACACCATTCGTTCGACGGCGGCCAACGCGGGCTGGCTCGATCTGAAACTGGTGCCGGAGCGCCACAACAACGTGAAGGTGCTGATGTTGCTCGATGTCGGCGGCTCCATGGACGACCACATCGCGCGTACCGAAGAACTGTTTTCCGCAGCAAAATCCGAATTCAAGCACCTTGAGTTCTACTACTTCCACAACTGCGTCTACGACTATCTGTGGCGGCAGAATCGACGCCGTCACAACGAACGCTTCGAGACATGGGACGTGCTGCGCAAGTACCCGTCCGACTACAAGCTGATCTTCGTGGGCGACGCGACGATGAGTCCGTACGAGGTGTTGCAGGCAGGCGGGTCGGTCGAATACAACAACAAGGAGGCCGGCGCCGTGTGGCTGCGCCGCTTCATCGACCGCTTCCCGCATCATGCATGGCTCAATCCGGAGCCCGAGGCGATATGGCAATATCGTCAGTCGATTTCGGTTATCCGGCAGCTCTTCGCGGGCCGCATGTATCCGATTACGCTAGCCGGGCTGGAATCGGCCATGCGCGTGCTAAACAAGTAG